ATGCTTCATGGGCCGGTTCCATTTGATTATAGTCTTTACCTGAAGTCAAAGTCCTGTTTAAGTGTTAGTGCAAAAAGTTAAAGTACCCACTACACAGAATCCTACATGCTCACAGAAAAATCCCAATAGattagcagtttctgaaataaagatagagaccagcctgtctgcctcaaacaaccatgccacattcaccttTCCCCCCATTCTGACagttggtttgaacttcagcaggttgtcttgatcATGTCCACATGCCTAATTGGACTGAGTTTCTGTGGTTCTGCTGAATCTCAAACAAACTGGCTTATTGGCAGTTGAACTGGTCTTCTTAGCAAAGTGGCAAGTGAGTGTACATCATTGGATCATCGGTATTGATTcattaacatgcatattatttgCATACAAAATATTATGGAGCAAATGTAGAAATGGGCATACCATTGAAATACTTGAGAGTACAGGTACATTTCACCACTCTATTCATGCTCTCATCCAATGGTTTTGGGCATTGTAATATAAACAGGTTCCAGCTCAGTGGCATCGGGTAATTTACTTGCACACCTCAGAATGTATCTGTATACTAACTAAAAAATAttcaatataaaaacacaatataaaaagtaaaatctttttttataaatatatcaaTGCAATAGAAACATTTCAAGCAGTTCTTCTGTAGTTTTGCTTCTTAGTAAAAttgaagcataaaaaaaaaaatcatgcaagGACAAATTCCACTGAAAAAGTCTAAGCTATTATGcaaaactatttttatttacaaaacaaatgGCACAGTGCGACTGCACAGTAAATGCACATGCACACTCCAGACATGACAGGGGAGTTTGTTTCCATAAAATCATAAATCCCAATCAGACAGTGAAGGACATTTCAGGCAAGATTCACAACTAATATTCTAACAGAGGGAGCAAATATTGCTCAAGAGaaaccattcattcattttaaggCCATTTTAGAGGTCAGGATGAGATTGAGACCAGCAGCAAGTCAATGCAAACCAATGTTACTAATTAGACTTAAACACAACTGGATACAAAGCTAGTCTTGAGCACTTCAAAAGCATGGAATCAAGTAGCATGACAGAGAAAGCGAGGGACGTAAACAgagtagaaagaaaaaacacaaattgaGGATTATTGACTTTTCACCATTGAAATGCCTCTATAAGAGCATGGGATCCCTCAAATTGCTGTAAAATCAATTTTCTGTTCATAGTTCTGTTTCTAGCCTAATGAGCAGGAACAAAGAGGAAAACGGAACCTTTTCACAAGCTTTCAAGCATTTACTTTGGAGGCATATATTCTTAAAAGCGAAATAATTTGTCAACATAAGATAGCcataacatttaaatatataagtGCGATGACTGTTCAGGAAATATCAATGTATTGAGTCTTTAAGAGCCTGAGAAACACTTTCCCTTAGCTGAATTTGTCTCACTGATGCCCCAGTGCCTCACAGTTGCCAATTCTTCAAGTATTTGGCTTGTTACATGACTTGTTCTTACagaatacaaacaaaatgtaaacagtGTGCGAAGTAGATATTAAATGGACATGGGAATAGTAGCAAAACAGTAAACATAAAACCATCAACCAGCCAGTTTACTGGCCACGATGGAAGTTTTTCTTTGAGGTAGGTCCTGAGGTGTTGGGATGTGTCCCCCTGTGATCTCAGTCTTCTCCGTTGGGGCGGATGGCAACTGTTTATTCTTCATTTTTGCCTTGGCCATGTTGTAGTCCCCAGAATCAAAATACTTTTGCTGTAAACAAGAATAAACAGAGTGAGATCTCTATAAGGCTGACATCTTTTAATTGTAGTAGCTAGCCAAAGTTAGGTGAGAAAACTCACCCCCTTCTGGAGTCTTTTCCTGAGAAATTCAGATCCCCCTGGCTTGCCTCCAAGGTTGGGATATCTGGCCTTCAGTTTGGCCTCCTCTGATTTTTCTGGGCTGATTACCTTGTCCTCCATTTCCTGTTGACAGAGTGCAATGTGTAAGGATAGTAAAACTTT
This Astatotilapia calliptera chromosome 7, fAstCal1.2, whole genome shotgun sequence DNA region includes the following protein-coding sequences:
- the arpp19b gene encoding cAMP-regulated phosphoprotein 19b → MSEEVEETRISEEQQEMEDKVISPEKSEEAKLKARYPNLGGKPGGSEFLRKRLQKGQKYFDSGDYNMAKAKMKNKQLPSAPTEKTEITGGHIPTPQDLPQRKTSIVASKLAG